The Enterobacter mori genomic interval TTGGATAAAATTTTTATTACCCATCTGCACGGTGACCACCTTTTCGGCCTGCCCGGCCTGCTCTGCAGCCGCTCGATGGCCGGTAATGCCAATCCGCTGACCATTTACGGGCCAGCGGGTATCCGGGAATTTGTTGAAACGACGCTGCGCCTGAGCGGCTCGTGGACGGATTATCCGCTCGACGTGGCCGAGATCGCCGAAGGTCTGGTCTTCGACGATGGCGCATATACCGTCACCGCCCAGCCGCTTAATCACCCGGTTGAGTGTTACGGTTATCGCATTGAAGAGCACGACAAACCCGGCGCGCTCGACGCCGCGGCCCTCATCGCTGACGGCATAAAGCCCGGCCCGCTGTTCCAGCGTCTTAAGCAGGGAGAGACCGTCACGCTGGAAGACGGGCGCGCGGTGAACGGTCAGGACTACCTCGCGCCACCGCAGCCGGGGAAAAAGCTGGCGATCTTTGGCGATACCGCGCCGTGCCCTTCCGCGCTTCTGCTTGCACAGGGCGTAGATGTGATGGTGCATGAAGCGACGCTTGAAACGGCGATGGAAGAGAAAGCCAACAGCCGGGGCCATAGCTCCACGCGTCAGGCGGCGCAGCTTGCCCGTGACGCAGGCGTCGAGAGATTAATCATCACTCACGTTAGCTCGCGCTACGACGCGCGGGGATGTGCAAGCCTACTGGCAGAGTGTCATCACGTGTTCCCGGCGAGTGAGCTGGCGGAAGATTTCACTCAGGTCAGCGTTTAGTCCTTCATTTTTCCCTCAGGATGCCGATAACGATTAAAAGGTCAGCATTTCTCTTGAGGGTAGAATGGATAATTTCCAGAAAGATATTGATGACAGGGCGAATCTGACCCTGTCGAACCGTTTTGAACTGTTGCTGTTCCGTCTTGGCACCTCTCTGAACGAAAATAAGTCCGAGCTGTTTGGCATTAACGTGTTCAAGCTACGCGAAATTGTGCCGATGCCGGAGTTCACCAAACCCGCGGGCATGAAGTCTCCGCTGATGGGGATGGTGAACATTCGCGACCAGGTGATCCCGGTGATTGACCTGGCCGCCGTGGCCGGATGCAAGCCGACGACCGGACTGAACATTCTGCTGATAACCGAATACGCCCGCAGCGTGCAGGCGTTTGCCGTGGAGTCCGTTGAGAACATCATGCGTCTCGACTGGAAGCAGGTTCACGCTGCCGAAACCGCCGTCAGCGGGCGCTACATCACCAGCATCGCCTGTCTGGACGAAAAGACCGATACCAACGATCTGGCGATGGTGCTGGACGTTGAGCAGATCCTGTATGACATCACCCCGGCTAACCACGATCTGCACGCTACCAATCTGAAAACCACCAAATTCAATATCAAACCCGGTGCGGTCGCGATTGTCGCGGAAGATTCTAAAGTGGCGCGATCGATGCTGGAGAAAGGGTTGCAGGCGATGGAAATCCCTGCCCAGCTGCACATTACCGGCAAAGACGCATGGGAGAAAATTGGCGTGCTGGCCGCGCAGGCGCAGGCTGAGGGTGTGCCGATCACCGATAAGATCGCACTGGTGCTGACCGACCTCGAAATGCCGGAGATGGACGGCTTTACGCTGACGCGTAAAATCAAGACCGATCCGTTCCTGAAGGATATTCCGGTGGTGATCCACTCGTCTCTGTCCGGCAACGCCAACGAAGATCATATTCGCAAGGTGAAGGCCGACGGATACGT includes:
- the rnz gene encoding ribonuclease Z; amino-acid sequence: MELIFLGTSAGVPTRSRNVTAILLDLHHPTRGGLWLFDCGEGTQHQLLRTAYHPGKLDKIFITHLHGDHLFGLPGLLCSRSMAGNANPLTIYGPAGIREFVETTLRLSGSWTDYPLDVAEIAEGLVFDDGAYTVTAQPLNHPVECYGYRIEEHDKPGALDAAALIADGIKPGPLFQRLKQGETVTLEDGRAVNGQDYLAPPQPGKKLAIFGDTAPCPSALLLAQGVDVMVHEATLETAMEEKANSRGHSSTRQAAQLARDAGVERLIITHVSSRYDARGCASLLAECHHVFPASELAEDFTQVSV
- a CDS encoding chemotaxis protein yields the protein MDNFQKDIDDRANLTLSNRFELLLFRLGTSLNENKSELFGINVFKLREIVPMPEFTKPAGMKSPLMGMVNIRDQVIPVIDLAAVAGCKPTTGLNILLITEYARSVQAFAVESVENIMRLDWKQVHAAETAVSGRYITSIACLDEKTDTNDLAMVLDVEQILYDITPANHDLHATNLKTTKFNIKPGAVAIVAEDSKVARSMLEKGLQAMEIPAQLHITGKDAWEKIGVLAAQAQAEGVPITDKIALVLTDLEMPEMDGFTLTRKIKTDPFLKDIPVVIHSSLSGNANEDHIRKVKADGYVAKFELNELSSVIEEVLDRSMKKIDGPLISRKQLA